Proteins encoded together in one Thermococcus gammatolerans EJ3 window:
- a CDS encoding SufB/SufD family protein translates to MAIKVDLTREYEALVEAYQREGLDTSLFGDRIAAIIISGDKIIGLNNVPGVEIRGEEIENGVRAEVKIAEGVELPFPIHLCTGYLKSEGYQRVIFDINVGKNSKVRFTSHCIFPYAKDFTHEAITRIKIGEGSSVLYDDEHVHGEGVRMVGKTEVEVGKNARYTGKFTLTKHRAKELKLEMVARLGERAVLELETKVKAVKDDCVEMKEVAYLEGAHSRANLRSTAIAFDRAKVNVINEAYGFGDYAKGHVECHEIVKGDADVQTVPLLRVKNEKAELTHEASIGRINEAQLIQLMAKGLTEDEAAELIIKGLLGEW, encoded by the coding sequence ATGGCGATAAAGGTTGATCTCACCAGGGAATACGAGGCGCTGGTTGAGGCCTACCAGCGGGAGGGCCTCGATACATCCCTCTTCGGGGACAGGATAGCGGCGATAATCATCAGCGGGGACAAAATCATCGGCCTCAACAACGTTCCGGGGGTTGAGATAAGGGGCGAGGAGATTGAGAACGGCGTTAGGGCTGAAGTTAAAATAGCCGAGGGTGTTGAGCTTCCATTCCCAATACACCTCTGCACGGGCTATTTGAAAAGCGAGGGCTACCAGAGGGTTATCTTTGACATAAACGTTGGCAAAAACTCGAAGGTCAGGTTCACCTCCCACTGCATCTTTCCCTACGCCAAGGACTTTACCCACGAGGCAATAACGAGGATAAAAATCGGGGAAGGTTCGAGCGTGCTCTACGACGACGAGCACGTCCACGGCGAGGGCGTGAGGATGGTTGGTAAAACAGAGGTCGAGGTCGGCAAAAACGCCCGCTACACGGGGAAGTTCACCCTGACGAAACATAGAGCAAAGGAGCTGAAGCTTGAGATGGTCGCGAGGCTCGGTGAGAGGGCTGTTCTCGAGCTTGAGACGAAGGTCAAGGCCGTTAAAGATGATTGTGTTGAGATGAAGGAAGTCGCCTACCTGGAGGGAGCCCACTCGAGGGCGAACCTGAGGAGCACGGCAATAGCCTTCGACAGGGCGAAGGTAAACGTCATAAACGAGGCCTATGGCTTCGGTGACTACGCGAAGGGGCACGTCGAGTGCCACGAAATAGTTAAGGGCGACGCCGACGTCCAGACAGTTCCCCTGCTGAGGGTGAAGAACGAGAAGGCCGAGCTTACTCACGAGGCCTCGATAGGCAGGATAAACGAGGCCCAGCTCATCCAGCTCATGGCCAAGGGCCTGACCGAGGACGAGGCGGCGGAGCTTATAATAAAGGGCCTCCTCGGAGAATGGTAA
- a CDS encoding ATP-binding cassette domain-containing protein, with the protein MLCLRNVEYSQNGRRILHSINMTFREGMSYSILGPNGAGKSTIARILMGELRPTSGQVLLDGEDVTGLNVTERAKRGISMAWQEPARYDGITVRNYLTLGGKLKIGEDEIREVLELVGLPYELYAHRFVDKSLSGGERKRVELASLLLLKPRYAILDEPDSGLDITAGKLIEVILDRFRKCGTTVILITHHEGIALKTDFAYFVCGGRIVRKGFSQEVVDYYRKTCRRCSFAEG; encoded by the coding sequence ATGCTCTGCCTGAGGAACGTTGAATACTCTCAAAACGGCAGGAGGATACTCCACTCGATAAACATGACCTTCAGGGAGGGAATGAGCTACTCGATACTCGGGCCCAACGGCGCGGGGAAATCGACGATAGCCCGTATTCTGATGGGGGAGCTTAGACCAACCTCGGGCCAGGTTCTCCTCGATGGCGAGGACGTAACCGGGCTGAACGTTACTGAGAGGGCAAAGCGGGGGATAAGCATGGCCTGGCAGGAGCCTGCCCGATACGATGGAATAACCGTGAGGAACTACCTCACCCTTGGCGGGAAGCTCAAAATTGGTGAGGACGAGATAAGGGAAGTCCTTGAGCTCGTTGGCCTTCCCTACGAACTCTACGCCCATCGTTTTGTGGACAAAAGTCTGAGCGGCGGTGAGAGGAAGAGGGTGGAGCTTGCGTCGCTCCTCCTACTGAAACCGAGGTATGCCATCCTCGACGAACCCGACTCTGGCCTCGACATAACGGCGGGGAAGCTGATAGAGGTAATCCTCGATCGCTTCCGGAAGTGCGGAACCACGGTAATCCTAATCACCCACCACGAGGGGATTGCGCTCAAGACGGACTTCGCCTATTTCGTCTGTGGCGGGAGGATCGTCAGAAAGGGTTTCTCGCAGGAGGTTGTCGACTACTATCGGAAAACCTGCAGGAGATGCTCCTTTGCGGAGGGCTGA
- a CDS encoding 4Fe-4S dicluster domain-containing protein encodes MSGGEAPVIGKDALGRPVKDLSVIPWWGVDRKDIEWYPRINYDRCAGCGICFITCGRRVFDWDREKGKPVVARPYNCMVGCSTCATLCPCDAIEFPPKEYIKRLVIENNIISKAFEITRPLRKKKEEKVEGTESEFNP; translated from the coding sequence ATGTCCGGAGGAGAAGCTCCCGTCATAGGAAAGGATGCCCTTGGAAGGCCCGTCAAAGACCTGAGCGTCATCCCTTGGTGGGGCGTTGACAGGAAGGATATAGAGTGGTACCCGAGGATAAACTACGACAGATGCGCGGGGTGTGGAATCTGCTTCATAACCTGCGGAAGGCGCGTCTTCGACTGGGATAGGGAGAAAGGGAAGCCCGTTGTTGCGAGGCCCTACAACTGCATGGTCGGCTGTTCAACGTGTGCAACGCTCTGCCCCTGCGACGCGATAGAGTTCCCGCCGAAGGAGTACATCAAGAGGCTGGTCATTGAGAACAATATAATAAGCAAGGCCTTCGAGATAACGAGGCCCCTGAGAAAGAAGAAGGAAGAAAAGGTGGAGGGAACCGAGAGCGAGTTTAACCCATAG
- a CDS encoding sulfite exporter TauE/SafE family protein, whose protein sequence is MNYPELALIAFILSIVFSIGGVGSAIAIVPVMGWLGIPLMTAKPTGLFINTLSMLSATLKNIKHGKLDHRFGLPILIVATAMAPVGAYAGKFIPKVYVLWVFVAFLIYSGTMMIFFRPRRRGSGGNHIVEGSVIGGIAGFLGGLLGVGGGGIISPALIMLGYEPKKVAATTALVVFFSSLSGFLTYWGMGTLDWELLLWVSIPAIAGGWLGTHLMHFKMSSEQVKKVIGVIMYLIALKTLLVAMG, encoded by the coding sequence ATGAACTACCCAGAGCTGGCACTCATAGCCTTCATCCTGAGCATCGTCTTTTCAATCGGTGGGGTGGGTTCAGCGATAGCGATAGTCCCGGTTATGGGCTGGCTTGGAATACCTCTCATGACGGCCAAGCCCACTGGTCTCTTCATAAACACGCTCTCGATGCTTTCGGCAACTCTCAAGAACATAAAGCACGGGAAGCTCGACCATCGCTTTGGGCTCCCGATTTTAATCGTCGCAACGGCGATGGCCCCTGTTGGAGCCTACGCGGGCAAGTTCATTCCCAAGGTCTACGTCCTCTGGGTTTTTGTCGCGTTTCTCATCTATTCGGGCACGATGATGATTTTCTTCAGGCCCAGAAGAAGGGGAAGCGGTGGAAACCACATCGTCGAGGGCTCTGTCATCGGTGGAATAGCGGGCTTCCTCGGCGGCCTCCTCGGCGTCGGTGGGGGCGGGATAATCAGCCCCGCTCTCATAATGCTCGGATACGAGCCGAAAAAAGTCGCCGCAACGACCGCGCTGGTCGTGTTCTTCTCATCGCTGAGCGGGTTCCTAACCTACTGGGGGATGGGAACGCTGGACTGGGAACTGCTCCTCTGGGTTTCGATTCCCGCCATAGCTGGAGGCTGGCTGGGAACGCACCTCATGCACTTCAAGATGAGCTCGGAGCAGGTAAAAAAGGTGATAGGGGTCATAATGTACCTCATAGCCCTGAAAACGCTCCTCGTGGCTATGGGTTAA
- the tdt gene encoding TDT family transporter: MERARNFNPAWFASVMGTGAVAIASYKYSSYWSPLKEVGIALTYLNVVLYVALLIPWILRWILYRKDALEDLRHPSKGHFYGTSGAATIVLAAQFLAVLHNQTVAWYLWLWGLVLTFIFAFWMSYEVFIAGEVDLRHLSPAWYIPPVALVILPFGAAFMRTTKGYTQEFVTIVNYLGWGAGFFLYLVLYAVVTLRFIRHELMPPQMAPLIWMNLGPIGASITALFALVNNSSIATSKDPLFIFAFFLWGLGFWWLVMAVALTLHYIRNMSLPYSLAWWAFIFPLGAFTNATMDLGSVFELELMRLFGYCLLWLLLALWSVTFTKTLKMGLTSS; this comes from the coding sequence ATGGAGAGAGCTAGGAACTTCAATCCAGCGTGGTTCGCGAGCGTCATGGGAACCGGTGCGGTGGCAATTGCCTCCTACAAGTACTCCTCATACTGGAGCCCCCTGAAGGAAGTGGGAATCGCCCTGACGTACCTGAACGTCGTCCTCTACGTAGCTCTACTCATCCCGTGGATTCTGAGGTGGATTCTATACAGGAAGGACGCCTTGGAAGACCTCAGGCACCCATCAAAGGGGCACTTCTACGGAACGAGTGGAGCGGCCACGATTGTTTTAGCGGCCCAGTTCTTGGCGGTACTGCACAACCAGACTGTGGCGTGGTACCTCTGGCTCTGGGGGCTTGTCCTGACGTTCATCTTCGCGTTCTGGATGTCCTACGAGGTTTTCATAGCGGGTGAAGTTGACCTCAGGCACCTCTCACCCGCCTGGTATATCCCGCCCGTTGCCCTCGTTATACTCCCCTTCGGGGCGGCCTTCATGAGAACGACAAAGGGCTACACTCAGGAATTCGTCACAATCGTTAACTACCTCGGCTGGGGCGCGGGTTTCTTCCTGTACCTCGTCCTCTATGCCGTCGTGACGCTCCGCTTCATAAGGCACGAGCTGATGCCACCGCAGATGGCCCCGCTCATATGGATGAACCTCGGACCCATCGGAGCCAGCATCACTGCCCTCTTCGCCCTCGTGAACAACTCGAGCATAGCGACCTCGAAGGACCCGCTCTTCATCTTCGCCTTCTTCCTGTGGGGGCTCGGCTTCTGGTGGCTGGTTATGGCGGTGGCCTTAACTCTCCACTACATCAGAAACATGAGCCTGCCCTACAGCCTCGCCTGGTGGGCCTTCATCTTCCCGCTTGGAGCCTTCACAAACGCAACAATGGACCTGGGAAGCGTCTTCGAGCTTGAGCTGATGAGGCTCTTCGGCTACTGCCTGCTATGGTTACTGCTCGCCCTCTGGTCGGTTACCTTCACAAAAACTTTAAAGATGGGCCTCACGAGCTCGTGA
- a CDS encoding GbsR/MarR family transcriptional regulator, whose protein sequence is MRARTERRKFIEIVERIMVRWGYTATDGKVYAILLLSNRPMTIAELAKETGLSRSSISVALSRLVREYLVTCRREGRTKYFTAVPAFLEKFLRQPRETLEREVRPLEKIVEAMIEKSDDEMRGRLEAILNDLKKLECVLERIIRLEEEESECLTSS, encoded by the coding sequence ATGAGGGCCAGAACGGAGCGCAGGAAGTTCATAGAGATCGTCGAGCGAATCATGGTTCGCTGGGGTTACACGGCGACCGATGGAAAGGTGTATGCAATCCTACTGCTCTCTAACAGACCGATGACGATAGCCGAGCTCGCGAAAGAAACGGGTTTGAGCCGCTCCTCGATATCCGTCGCCCTAAGCCGTCTCGTCAGGGAATACCTCGTAACCTGCAGGAGGGAAGGCAGGACGAAGTACTTCACTGCGGTTCCCGCCTTTCTGGAGAAGTTCCTCCGCCAGCCGAGGGAGACACTTGAACGCGAGGTTCGCCCGCTGGAGAAAATAGTTGAGGCCATGATTGAAAAGAGCGACGACGAGATGAGAGGCAGGCTGGAGGCGATTCTCAACGACCTGAAAAAGCTTGAGTGCGTCCTTGAACGCATAATCCGTCTGGAAGAGGAGGAAAGCGAGTGCCTCACGAGCTCGTGA
- a CDS encoding radical SAM/SPASM domain-containing protein has protein sequence MKAPKTIKEPFPNAMNPSVDVEEAESEEGGSQVTTALRAFKLILGNPLARALIRPSLKKYKINGRELPALYWALSIYAGESINAPMMVRFQADTIKLLLKLGIKLAHGDEEAAKEALLRDPHIRRGIWVVLEGIAKYGVTVPQRLAGPFLIVWNFTNMCNFRCKHCYQRADRPLPSELSLEEKLNLVDQLDKAGVAAVAISGGEPTIHPHFLRIVRELSSRGIHTSVATNGWTFARKEELEKAVKAGIKYVEVSVDSAKPEKHDEFRGIPGAWEHAVKALENAVELGLSHGMATIMDKETYQEIDDILDLAESIGVKRVIFFNLVPTGRAEDMIKVDLSPEEREEFMKEVYRQMKKRKLEILTTAPQYARVTLLMSQGKSVTPAHFYIGENNAVKTLAEFIGGCGAGRIYAGIEPDGSVVPCVFLPLPVGNVRHRPFKEIWENSRIFNILRDRDSWEGQCGKCPYKYICGGCRARAYHYTLDLKGDDPGCIINKRLWEEIVKHGKPKGLTEVNWVDETVVLRGPSLYVPSYYRAVEHIAEKLIEIGEKQEVHA, from the coding sequence ATGAAGGCTCCAAAAACGATAAAAGAACCCTTCCCAAACGCTATGAATCCCTCGGTGGATGTGGAGGAGGCTGAATCCGAAGAAGGTGGAAGTCAGGTGACCACCGCGCTGAGGGCCTTCAAGCTCATCCTTGGAAATCCCCTGGCTAGGGCACTCATAAGGCCGAGCCTCAAAAAGTACAAAATCAACGGGCGCGAGCTTCCAGCTTTATACTGGGCGCTCAGCATCTACGCGGGCGAGAGCATAAACGCGCCGATGATGGTTCGCTTCCAGGCGGACACGATAAAGCTCCTGCTCAAGCTCGGCATAAAGCTCGCCCACGGCGACGAGGAGGCCGCCAAGGAAGCCCTTCTGCGTGACCCGCACATAAGGCGTGGAATCTGGGTCGTCCTTGAGGGCATAGCGAAGTACGGAGTAACCGTTCCCCAGCGCCTTGCCGGGCCCTTCCTGATAGTGTGGAACTTCACCAACATGTGCAACTTCAGGTGCAAGCACTGCTACCAGAGAGCAGACAGGCCACTTCCAAGTGAGCTCAGCCTTGAAGAGAAACTGAATCTAGTTGACCAGCTCGACAAAGCCGGTGTCGCGGCGGTTGCGATAAGCGGCGGTGAGCCGACGATACACCCGCACTTCCTCAGAATCGTCAGGGAGCTGTCGAGCAGGGGGATACACACCTCGGTCGCCACGAACGGCTGGACTTTCGCCAGGAAGGAGGAGCTTGAGAAGGCAGTTAAGGCGGGAATAAAGTATGTTGAGGTCAGCGTTGATTCCGCAAAGCCCGAGAAGCATGACGAGTTCCGCGGGATTCCAGGGGCGTGGGAGCACGCGGTAAAAGCCTTAGAAAACGCGGTCGAACTGGGGCTCAGCCACGGGATGGCCACGATAATGGACAAGGAAACCTATCAGGAGATAGACGACATACTCGACCTGGCGGAGAGCATAGGCGTCAAGCGTGTCATATTCTTCAACCTCGTGCCGACGGGAAGGGCAGAGGACATGATTAAGGTGGACCTCTCGCCGGAGGAGCGCGAGGAGTTCATGAAGGAAGTCTACCGCCAGATGAAGAAGAGGAAGCTTGAGATACTCACAACGGCGCCGCAGTACGCGCGCGTTACCCTGCTCATGAGTCAGGGAAAGAGCGTCACGCCGGCGCACTTCTACATAGGCGAGAACAACGCCGTGAAAACTCTCGCAGAGTTCATAGGGGGGTGTGGAGCCGGAAGAATTTACGCGGGGATAGAGCCCGACGGAAGCGTTGTGCCGTGTGTCTTTCTCCCACTGCCAGTCGGGAACGTCAGGCACAGGCCGTTCAAAGAGATATGGGAGAACAGCAGGATATTCAACATCCTCCGCGACAGGGACAGCTGGGAGGGCCAGTGCGGAAAGTGCCCCTACAAGTACATCTGCGGCGGCTGTCGCGCGAGGGCCTACCACTACACGCTCGACTTGAAGGGCGATGACCCAGGATGCATCATAAACAAGCGTCTCTGGGAGGAAATAGTCAAACACGGCAAGCCGAAGGGGCTCACAGAGGTCAACTGGGTCGATGAGACGGTAGTTCTCCGCGGGCCGAGCCTCTACGTGCCGAGCTACTACAGGGCGGTTGAGCACATCGCCGAAAAATTGATTGAAATCGGAGAAAAGCAGGAAGTTCACGCCTGA
- a CDS encoding 60S ribosomal export protein NMD3: MGERFCYRCGISEEEGGPLIEGLCQVCYRKENPVLLIGDEINTELCQNCGSYKKRGVWVDPRSYELEELIFEVAENALLEELEDSFSEKIREYEVVSPEDMEEIEDLSVGRAVVSFEPLDFHIEHFPAIIVYEVRVKAKTHELQRELHDERKKVTVYVRQTVCPRCQKFLGGYFEAILQVRAEGRPLSEEERKAIGKLVEEKVDEIMRKDRMGFIQDTIEKEEGLDFYMGSTSSARKIAQAIRERFGGTISEAYELVGLDRQTSREVYRTSVSVRLPKFRKGDIVADRRGNVYEVERVDGKGLTLKNLENWESEHLDWKTAKREQVDTVEHEESEAMVTSIGRDEVQMMDMESYETYELNRPPFELGEGEVYRMVEVKGRKYFRKRNQA; this comes from the coding sequence ATGGGCGAGAGATTTTGTTATCGGTGTGGAATAAGCGAGGAGGAAGGAGGTCCGCTCATCGAGGGGCTCTGTCAGGTCTGCTACCGCAAGGAGAATCCAGTCCTGCTCATAGGCGACGAGATAAACACGGAGCTCTGCCAGAACTGCGGGAGCTACAAGAAGAGAGGGGTTTGGGTTGACCCGAGGAGCTACGAGCTTGAGGAGCTCATCTTTGAGGTCGCCGAAAATGCCCTCCTTGAGGAGCTTGAGGATTCCTTCAGCGAGAAAATCAGGGAATACGAGGTCGTCTCACCTGAGGATATGGAGGAGATAGAGGATTTGTCCGTCGGCAGGGCAGTGGTTTCCTTCGAGCCCCTGGATTTTCACATTGAGCACTTTCCTGCGATAATCGTCTATGAGGTTCGCGTTAAGGCCAAGACCCACGAGCTACAGAGGGAGCTCCACGACGAGAGGAAAAAGGTCACCGTCTACGTCCGCCAGACCGTCTGTCCCCGCTGTCAGAAGTTCCTCGGCGGCTACTTCGAGGCCATCCTTCAGGTTCGCGCCGAGGGGAGGCCCCTGAGTGAAGAGGAGCGGAAGGCCATCGGGAAGCTCGTCGAGGAGAAGGTTGACGAAATAATGCGAAAGGACAGGATGGGCTTCATACAGGACACAATAGAGAAGGAGGAAGGCCTCGACTTCTACATGGGCTCCACGAGCTCCGCGAGAAAGATAGCGCAGGCAATCCGCGAGCGCTTTGGCGGGACGATAAGCGAGGCTTACGAGCTCGTTGGTCTCGACAGGCAGACGAGCAGGGAAGTTTACAGGACGAGCGTGAGCGTTAGGTTGCCAAAGTTCAGGAAGGGCGACATCGTGGCCGATAGAAGGGGCAACGTCTACGAGGTTGAGCGCGTTGACGGCAAGGGCCTGACGCTCAAGAACCTCGAGAACTGGGAGAGCGAGCACCTCGACTGGAAAACCGCGAAAAGGGAGCAGGTGGACACTGTTGAGCACGAGGAAAGCGAGGCGATGGTGACGAGCATAGGGCGTGACGAGGTTCAGATGATGGACATGGAGAGCTACGAAACGTACGAGCTCAACCGGCCACCTTTTGAGTTGGGTGAGGGTGAGGTCTACAGGATGGTCGAGGTAAAGGGAAGAAAGTACTTCAGGAAAAGAAATCAGGCGTGA
- a CDS encoding DUF424 domain-containing protein — translation MIYVRIYRVQGEVLLAACDEELLGKTFREGELKLEVKERFYKGELVEEAKLGELLKEATIANLTGERCVTKAIELGYVNPERVLRIEGVPHAQMAKLLF, via the coding sequence ATGATATACGTCAGGATCTACCGTGTCCAGGGGGAGGTACTCCTTGCGGCCTGTGACGAAGAACTGCTTGGAAAGACATTCCGGGAGGGCGAGCTAAAGCTCGAGGTCAAGGAGCGCTTTTACAAGGGCGAACTTGTTGAGGAGGCAAAGCTCGGGGAGCTCCTCAAGGAGGCCACGATAGCGAACTTAACAGGGGAGCGCTGTGTCACCAAGGCCATCGAACTCGGCTACGTTAACCCCGAAAGGGTTCTCAGGATTGAAGGCGTTCCCCACGCCCAGATGGCGAAGCTCCTCTTCTGA
- a CDS encoding ArsR/SmtB family transcription factor: MESEMGKLLDILGNETRRRILILLTKRPYFVSELSQELGVGQKAVLEHLRILKSAGLIEERTEKIPRGRPRKYYTIRRGFRLEVMLTPYLFGTELYEPKEVRKTSVYSEAQRLIKSTEPTEEKVRELVEFLDSLETRLNEMLEVKRELEEVRLMVETYIENLLRRVAQEDERLFEEIMHELGPKLPRRISTNLNDF, translated from the coding sequence ATGGAATCAGAGATGGGAAAGCTCCTTGATATCCTTGGGAACGAAACCAGAAGAAGGATACTCATCCTTCTCACCAAAAGGCCCTATTTCGTCAGTGAGCTGAGCCAGGAGCTTGGAGTTGGTCAGAAGGCGGTACTGGAGCACCTGCGGATCCTCAAGAGCGCGGGTCTGATAGAGGAGAGGACCGAAAAAATACCCCGGGGACGGCCAAGAAAGTATTACACCATAAGGCGAGGCTTCAGGCTTGAGGTAATGCTCACTCCCTACCTCTTTGGGACGGAGCTCTACGAGCCCAAGGAAGTCAGGAAGACCAGCGTTTATTCAGAAGCTCAGAGGCTAATAAAGTCCACGGAGCCAACGGAGGAGAAAGTGAGAGAGCTCGTTGAGTTCCTCGATAGCCTTGAGACGAGACTTAACGAGATGCTGGAAGTCAAAAGGGAACTTGAAGAAGTCAGGCTTATGGTCGAGACCTACATCGAGAACCTCCTTAGGAGGGTTGCTCAGGAGGATGAACGACTCTTTGAGGAAATAATGCACGAGCTGGGTCCAAAACTCCCGAGGAGAATTTCAACGAACCTTAACGACTTTTAG
- a CDS encoding 30S ribosomal protein S17e — translation MGNIKQAFIKRTARELFDRYPDKFTRDFEHNKRMVQELTNVTSKTIRNRIAGYITRLVRMKEEGKIL, via the coding sequence ATGGGAAACATAAAGCAGGCTTTCATCAAGAGGACCGCTCGCGAGCTCTTTGATAGGTATCCTGACAAGTTCACAAGGGACTTTGAGCACAACAAGAGGATGGTTCAGGAGCTCACAAACGTAACGAGCAAGACCATAAGAAACAGGATAGCGGGATATATAACCAGGCTCGTCAGAATGAAGGAAGAGGGCAAAATTCTCTGA
- the map gene encoding type II methionyl aminopeptidase, with translation MEAIEALLKAGEIARKVKEEVVDLIKPGTKLYDIAEFVEKRIVELGGKPAFPCNLSLNEIAAHYTPYRGDESVLKEGDYLKLDLGVHVDGYIADTAVTFRVGMGEDELMEAAREALENAIATVRAGVMVRDVAKAIEETIRGRGFNPIVNLSGHKIERYKLHAGVSIPNVYRQADTYVLQEGDVFAIEPFATTGAGQVIEVPPALIFMYVRDRPVRMLQARRLLMHIKREYKTLPFAYRWLQGFMPEGQLKMALAQLDKVGAIYSYPILREVRGGMVAQFEHTVIVEKDGAHITT, from the coding sequence ATGGAGGCAATAGAAGCGTTGTTGAAGGCTGGTGAAATAGCGAGAAAGGTCAAGGAAGAGGTCGTTGATCTTATCAAACCAGGGACTAAGCTCTATGATATAGCGGAGTTCGTTGAGAAGCGCATAGTAGAACTTGGGGGAAAGCCTGCTTTCCCCTGCAACCTCTCGCTCAATGAAATTGCGGCACACTACACCCCCTATCGGGGCGACGAGAGCGTTCTCAAGGAGGGGGACTACCTCAAGCTGGACCTCGGCGTCCACGTCGACGGCTACATAGCGGACACTGCAGTGACGTTCCGCGTTGGGATGGGGGAAGACGAGCTGATGGAAGCTGCGAGGGAGGCCCTCGAGAACGCCATAGCGACAGTCAGAGCCGGTGTCATGGTCAGGGACGTCGCGAAGGCCATCGAGGAGACGATAAGAGGTAGGGGCTTCAACCCGATAGTGAACCTCAGCGGCCACAAAATCGAACGCTACAAACTCCACGCAGGGGTGAGCATCCCGAACGTTTACAGGCAGGCGGACACGTACGTTCTCCAGGAGGGAGACGTCTTCGCGATAGAGCCCTTCGCGACGACCGGTGCCGGGCAGGTGATAGAGGTTCCCCCGGCGCTGATCTTCATGTACGTCCGCGACAGACCCGTCAGAATGCTCCAGGCGAGAAGGCTGCTAATGCACATCAAGCGCGAGTACAAAACGCTTCCCTTCGCCTACCGCTGGCTCCAGGGCTTTATGCCAGAGGGACAGCTCAAGATGGCACTGGCACAGCTGGACAAGGTCGGCGCGATATACAGCTACCCGATACTGCGCGAGGTTAGGGGTGGAATGGTGGCCCAGTTCGAGCATACCGTTATAGTCGAGAAGGACGGGGCTCACATAACGACATGA